The following coding sequences are from one Microbacterium sp. SORGH_AS_0969 window:
- a CDS encoding MarR family winged helix-turn-helix transcriptional regulator → MTDHVDELVAQWAAERPDVDASPMQIIGRMSRIVDYLEAELLVVFRRYGLGEGEFDVLAALRRSGEPFACAPGELARHTMVTTGAVTKRVDRLVASGLVSREASDDDGRGRVVSLTPAGRRVIDEALVAHVENEERLLSALRPADRRVLEALLRNWGSALGV, encoded by the coding sequence ATGACCGACCACGTCGATGAACTCGTCGCGCAGTGGGCCGCTGAGCGCCCCGACGTCGACGCCTCGCCGATGCAGATCATCGGGCGCATGAGCCGCATCGTCGACTACCTCGAGGCCGAGCTGCTCGTCGTCTTCCGGCGCTACGGTCTGGGCGAGGGGGAGTTCGACGTCCTCGCCGCGCTCCGTCGGAGCGGTGAGCCCTTCGCGTGCGCCCCCGGAGAGCTCGCGCGGCACACGATGGTGACCACCGGTGCGGTGACCAAGCGCGTCGACCGGCTCGTGGCATCCGGACTCGTGTCGAGGGAGGCGAGCGACGACGACGGCCGCGGTCGGGTGGTGTCGCTCACTCCGGCGGGTCGGCGGGTCATCGACGAGGCGCTGGTCGCCCACGTCGAGAACGAGGAGCGCCTGCTGTCGGCGCTCCGCCCGGCCGACCGTCGTGTGCTGGAGGCGCTGCTGCGCAACTGGGGGTCTGCCCTCGGCGTGTAA
- a CDS encoding ABC transporter permease, with product MTAARLPGWVRLLAPLVVGVAGLAAWYAFVASGSAPRMLPDPFAVANEFVERFGLIAEAAGITGTNALVGLLAGSLLAILFAALAATWRPVDGMTAPLVAALAVVPIVALTPIFNTMFGASSQFGRQAVAGIAAFVPVFVNTLRGLRQTRPVQRDFFRATAATGGQTFLRLTLPTALPYLVTGVRVAASLAVISALVAEYFGGPADGIGTAIATYAKSGRASLAWAFVGGGIVIGLVFFLVTSLLERLVARRLGAGRARS from the coding sequence ATGACGGCCGCTCGACTCCCCGGGTGGGTGCGGCTGCTCGCGCCCCTCGTCGTCGGTGTCGCGGGACTCGCCGCGTGGTACGCCTTCGTCGCCTCGGGCAGCGCCCCACGGATGCTGCCCGACCCCTTCGCGGTCGCGAACGAGTTCGTCGAGCGCTTCGGCCTGATCGCCGAGGCCGCGGGGATCACGGGGACGAACGCCCTCGTCGGCCTCCTCGCCGGCAGCCTGCTCGCGATCCTGTTCGCCGCCCTCGCCGCCACCTGGCGCCCCGTCGACGGCATGACCGCGCCCCTCGTCGCCGCGCTCGCCGTCGTCCCCATCGTCGCGCTCACCCCGATCTTCAACACGATGTTCGGGGCCTCGAGCCAGTTCGGTCGCCAGGCGGTCGCCGGGATCGCCGCGTTCGTCCCGGTGTTCGTCAACACTCTCCGGGGGCTTCGTCAGACCAGGCCCGTGCAACGCGACTTCTTCCGCGCCACCGCGGCGACCGGGGGCCAGACGTTCCTGCGCCTCACGCTCCCCACGGCCCTGCCGTACCTCGTCACGGGCGTGCGGGTCGCTGCATCCCTCGCCGTCATCTCCGCCCTCGTCGCCGAGTACTTCGGCGGACCCGCCGACGGCATCGGCACGGCGATCGCCACCTACGCCAAGTCCGGACGCGCCTCCCTCGCCTGGGCGTTCGTGGGCGGAGGCATCGTGATCGGCCTCGTCTTCTTCCTCGTCACCTCACTGCTCGAACGCCTCGTCGCGCGCCGCCTCGGTGCCGGACGCGCGCGCAGCTGA
- a CDS encoding glycoside hydrolase family 3 N-terminal domain-containing protein encodes MKTATRTCALLVLTALALTGCVPEPAPTPSPTASPSPSPTPTPTPTTDPLAGMSLDDRVGQMFMVGTSVDGADQTTLSAVADDHIGGIFLHGRSDAGAQATAQLVSTFTSAQAAGQPLLWVSTDQEGGEVQVLSGPGFDEIPSAVDQGQQDDATLRRNAATWGGQLAQAGVNMNLAPVADIVTSPETAQSNPPIGELEREYGYDGATVAAKAGAFAAGMRDGGVLPTFKHFPGLGHVGDNTDTTAGVTDDFVTADGADVGVYSTVLPEGPAVVMLSTAIYEKIDSSAPAAFSPTVVGVLRDTVGFDGVVTTDDLSAAQQVQAWSPADRATLAVEAGIDLLLVSADSSVYPEMHQAVLSKAQNDSAFAAKVDAAVTRILAAKAAMP; translated from the coding sequence GTGAAAACCGCCACACGGACCTGCGCCCTTCTCGTGCTCACCGCGCTCGCGCTCACCGGGTGCGTCCCCGAGCCCGCTCCGACGCCGAGTCCGACGGCATCCCCCTCTCCCTCACCGACACCCACGCCGACGCCCACGACCGACCCGCTCGCGGGGATGAGCCTCGACGACAGGGTCGGGCAGATGTTCATGGTGGGCACGTCCGTCGACGGAGCCGACCAGACCACCCTCTCGGCGGTCGCGGACGATCACATCGGCGGGATCTTCCTGCACGGGAGATCGGATGCCGGCGCGCAGGCGACCGCCCAGCTCGTGTCGACATTCACCTCGGCGCAGGCCGCGGGTCAACCGTTGCTGTGGGTGTCCACCGATCAAGAGGGCGGCGAGGTCCAGGTGCTGAGCGGCCCCGGGTTCGATGAGATCCCCTCCGCGGTCGACCAGGGGCAGCAGGACGACGCGACCCTGCGCCGCAACGCCGCGACCTGGGGCGGGCAGCTCGCGCAGGCCGGCGTGAACATGAACCTCGCTCCCGTCGCCGACATCGTCACGAGCCCCGAGACGGCGCAGAGCAACCCGCCGATCGGCGAACTCGAGCGCGAGTACGGCTACGACGGGGCGACGGTGGCAGCCAAGGCCGGGGCGTTCGCCGCCGGGATGCGCGACGGCGGGGTGCTGCCCACCTTCAAGCACTTCCCCGGGCTCGGGCACGTGGGCGACAACACCGACACGACCGCCGGGGTGACGGACGACTTCGTCACGGCCGACGGCGCCGACGTCGGCGTGTACTCGACGGTGCTGCCGGAGGGACCCGCCGTGGTCATGCTGTCGACCGCGATCTACGAGAAGATCGACTCCTCGGCGCCCGCCGCGTTCTCGCCCACGGTGGTCGGGGTGCTGCGCGACACCGTCGGCTTCGACGGCGTGGTGACCACCGACGACCTCTCGGCGGCGCAACAGGTGCAGGCGTGGTCGCCCGCCGACCGCGCGACGCTCGCCGTCGAGGCGGGGATCGACCTGCTGCTCGTCTCGGCCGATTCGTCGGTCTACCCCGAGATGCACCAGGCCGTGCTGTCAAAGGCGCAGAACGACAGCGCGTTCGCCGCGAAGGTGGACGCGGCGGTGACCCGGATCCTGGCCGCGAAGGCCGCGATGCCCTGA
- a CDS encoding LCP family protein has protein sequence MPPEPSAAHARRRPDSGWRRGLKLLAIGLTVAVVAAVAVGGVYAWMLSQRLQEAAVPLPDAPSQAPSLSEYAGAFDVLIVGTDECDDQVKDNFGERCSDPEAEGIRNDVNLLVHVSEAPRRATVVSFPRDLRLEIPECTNEDGSVSSGAWKASINTAYEAGGLACVASTVSNLTGQQIPFAAKVSFGNVVNITDAVGGVEVCIGGDGINDYDAGINWEPGPRVVQGYDALAFLRTRKGIGDGSDLARIGNQQQYLSRLLNKVRSEEVLSNPATLLGLANTAVNNVTPSESLADPVRIAQLAYTLKDVPLSDTTFVQYPVLPDPDDSDKVVPDLDGAAVLWDALARNAPIALTGELGANEGVTLDPSAPTAEPTAPETPTPGATDATPGPEVVELPASVSGSKADQATCSRGNG, from the coding sequence GTGCCCCCCGAACCCTCCGCCGCTCACGCCCGCCGCCGTCCCGATTCGGGCTGGCGCCGAGGACTGAAACTGCTCGCCATCGGCCTCACCGTGGCCGTCGTCGCCGCGGTCGCCGTCGGCGGCGTCTACGCCTGGATGCTGTCGCAGCGCCTGCAGGAGGCCGCGGTGCCGCTCCCCGACGCCCCCTCGCAAGCCCCGTCGCTGAGCGAGTACGCGGGAGCGTTCGACGTGCTCATCGTCGGAACCGACGAGTGCGACGACCAGGTCAAGGACAATTTCGGCGAACGCTGCAGCGATCCCGAGGCCGAGGGCATCCGCAACGACGTCAACCTCCTCGTGCACGTGTCCGAGGCTCCGCGCCGCGCCACCGTCGTCTCGTTCCCGCGCGACCTGCGGCTCGAGATCCCGGAGTGCACCAACGAGGACGGCTCGGTGTCGTCCGGAGCGTGGAAGGCGTCGATCAACACGGCGTACGAGGCCGGCGGCCTCGCGTGCGTCGCCAGCACGGTATCGAACCTCACGGGTCAGCAGATCCCCTTCGCCGCGAAGGTGAGCTTCGGCAACGTCGTGAACATCACCGACGCCGTCGGCGGCGTCGAGGTGTGCATCGGCGGCGACGGCATCAACGACTACGACGCCGGGATCAACTGGGAGCCCGGCCCGCGCGTCGTGCAGGGATATGACGCCCTGGCGTTCCTGCGCACGCGCAAGGGCATCGGCGACGGCAGCGACCTCGCCCGCATCGGCAACCAGCAGCAGTACCTCTCGCGACTGCTCAACAAGGTGCGCAGCGAAGAGGTGCTCTCCAACCCCGCAACCCTGCTGGGGCTCGCGAACACCGCGGTCAACAACGTCACCCCGAGCGAGAGCCTCGCCGACCCCGTCCGCATCGCGCAGCTGGCATACACGCTGAAGGATGTCCCGCTCAGCGACACGACCTTCGTGCAGTACCCGGTACTGCCGGACCCCGACGACAGCGACAAGGTCGTTCCCGACCTCGACGGTGCCGCCGTCCTGTGGGATGCCCTCGCCCGCAACGCCCCGATCGCGCTGACCGGTGAGCTCGGCGCGAACGAGGGCGTGACGCTGGACCCCTCGGCCCCCACGGCCGAGCCCACGGCGCCCGAGACCCCGACGCCCGGAGCGACGGATGCCACCCCCGGCCCCGAGGTCGTCGAACTGCCGGCGAGCGTCAGCGGCAGCAAGGCCGACCAGGCGACCTGTTCGCGAGGGAACGGCTGA
- the hrpA gene encoding ATP-dependent RNA helicase HrpA has protein sequence MSVEPVIVYPPELPVSAARDEIARAIRDNQVVIVAGATGSGKTTQLPKICLELGRTSIAHTQPRRIAARTIAERIAEEMQVPLGSTVGYKVRFTDKVSADTRVALVTDGILLNEIHRDRLLRRYDTIIVDEAHERSLNIDFLLGYLRRILPKRPDLKVIVTSATIDPESFARHFAAAPAEPGGEPVPAPVIEVSGRTYPVEIRYRPLDGADGAGETPEDPDADGSDAATSRGRGVAAPQKVRSSARATRDGDDADEVGAVVAALRELDREPAGDVLVFFPGEAEIRDAADAIRGAYQKDAAPTEVLPLYGRLSAAEQHRVFERSTVAGVRRRVILATNVAETSLTVPGIRYVVDTGTARISRYSNRSKIQRLPIEAVSQASAQQRSGRAGRTSPGVAIRLYSEDDFTRRPEYTEPEILRTSLASVILQMLSLGFGDIQAFPFLTPPDSRGVKAAFDLLVELGAVKLPAPGARSRDDRPDRDPSRGGGREDGPRLTEIGREIARLPIDPRFARMLIEARRNDVSAEVLAIVSGMSIQDVRERPEDRREEADRFHARFTDPTSDFLSLLNLWEYLQEKQAELGSSAFRRLCRSEHLNYVRVREWVDVHRQLRSLGGERGSGDRDSAGRDSTGRRDRTRALPPTSDPSRSASRRDERHDTAAPEGHAAGDAIHRAILSGLLSHLGILDPRTMAQTRDRKAPGDARPVKGEYIGARGARFAIFPGSGLKKKRPSAVMAAELVETSRLFARTVAAVDPAWAEELAPDLVKRSLSEPHWSKDAGSAAAYEKVTLFGVELVGRRRVQLARFDRPLAREMFVRHALVEGEWDPSVLDKRLTAFLRRNVEQRRLLEKIEERERRRDILIGDEAVFAFYNARIPADVTDVRSFETWWKDASNRTPHLLDLRESDLTGDRAQGDDRAFPARWRQGDQTLNLAYRFEPGAPDDGVTVVVPLPLLAQLRPDGFDWQVPGMRDELVTALLRALPKTIRRNVVPAADWAEKFSAELAEKGPEHANGLPKTTLVDALAALVQRVANQRVSAADFELERVPAHLLPSFRAVDARGRAVGSDRDLGALQRRLADRARSSVESTISRPPQRAAKVAQASPAFASRTKLTTWDLDELTEVVDTPVAGGVVRGYPALVDEGDSVALRVEATPEDAARLTRAGIRRLMLLAVPSPATYVLDHLTANEKLALAASPYQNAKALIEDARVALADDILGSDGAVRTRGDFERVRDAFSSVSVERTFQTVSLAAKILLAQREVERAMKDAASMTLLGALNDVRGQVKGLLFPGFLSRTGIPRLQHYPRYLAGALERVKTLSDNPGRDRQRMTEYERAAAGFVEAGGTVPLPADAPANLVQTRWLLEELRVSLFAQRLGTAEPVSIQRIAKALKGA, from the coding sequence GTGTCTGTCGAACCCGTGATCGTCTACCCGCCCGAGCTGCCCGTCAGCGCCGCGCGGGACGAGATCGCGCGCGCCATCCGCGACAACCAGGTCGTGATCGTCGCCGGCGCGACCGGCTCGGGCAAGACGACGCAGCTGCCGAAGATCTGCCTCGAGCTCGGCCGCACCTCGATCGCACACACGCAGCCGCGCCGCATCGCCGCGCGCACGATCGCCGAGCGCATCGCCGAAGAGATGCAGGTTCCCCTCGGCTCCACCGTCGGCTACAAGGTGCGCTTCACCGACAAGGTGTCGGCCGACACCCGCGTAGCGCTCGTGACCGACGGCATCCTGCTCAACGAGATCCACCGCGACCGGCTCTTGCGCCGCTACGACACGATCATCGTCGACGAGGCGCACGAGCGTTCGCTCAACATCGACTTCCTGCTCGGATACCTCCGCCGCATCCTGCCGAAGCGCCCCGACCTCAAGGTCATCGTCACCTCGGCGACGATCGACCCCGAGAGCTTCGCGCGGCACTTCGCCGCCGCGCCCGCCGAGCCGGGCGGCGAGCCGGTGCCGGCGCCCGTGATCGAGGTGTCGGGGCGGACCTATCCGGTCGAGATCCGCTACCGGCCGCTGGATGGCGCCGACGGTGCGGGCGAAACTCCTGAGGATCCGGATGCCGACGGCTCCGACGCCGCGACATCCCGTGGCCGCGGGGTCGCAGCGCCGCAGAAAGTCAGGAGTTCGGCCCGCGCGACGCGCGACGGCGACGACGCCGACGAGGTCGGGGCCGTCGTGGCGGCGCTCCGCGAGCTCGACCGGGAGCCCGCGGGCGACGTGCTCGTGTTCTTCCCGGGCGAGGCGGAGATCCGGGATGCGGCGGATGCCATCCGCGGGGCGTATCAGAAGGATGCCGCGCCGACCGAGGTGCTGCCCCTCTACGGGCGTCTGTCCGCCGCCGAGCAGCACCGGGTGTTCGAGCGCTCCACCGTCGCGGGCGTTCGCCGCCGTGTCATCCTCGCCACCAACGTCGCCGAGACGAGTCTCACCGTCCCCGGCATCCGGTATGTCGTCGACACCGGCACAGCCCGCATCTCGCGGTACAGCAACAGGTCGAAGATCCAGCGGCTGCCGATCGAGGCCGTGTCCCAGGCCTCGGCGCAGCAGCGATCCGGTCGCGCGGGGCGCACGTCGCCCGGTGTCGCGATCCGCCTCTACTCCGAGGACGATTTCACGCGTCGGCCGGAGTACACCGAACCCGAGATCCTGCGCACGTCGCTGGCATCCGTGATCCTGCAGATGCTCTCGCTCGGGTTCGGCGACATCCAGGCGTTCCCGTTCCTGACCCCGCCCGATTCGCGCGGTGTGAAGGCGGCATTCGACCTGCTCGTCGAGCTCGGTGCCGTGAAGCTGCCGGCACCGGGGGCGCGCTCGCGCGACGACCGACCCGATCGCGACCCGTCGCGCGGTGGCGGGCGCGAAGACGGTCCCCGCCTCACCGAGATCGGCCGCGAGATCGCGCGGCTGCCGATCGACCCGCGCTTCGCGCGAATGCTCATCGAGGCGCGCCGGAACGACGTCTCGGCCGAGGTCCTCGCGATCGTCTCCGGCATGTCCATCCAGGACGTGCGCGAGCGCCCCGAGGACCGCCGCGAGGAAGCCGACCGGTTCCACGCCCGGTTCACCGACCCGACCAGCGATTTCCTCTCGCTGCTGAACCTGTGGGAGTACTTGCAGGAGAAGCAGGCCGAGCTCGGCTCGAGCGCGTTCCGGCGCCTGTGCCGGAGCGAGCATCTGAATTACGTGCGCGTGCGCGAGTGGGTCGACGTGCACCGGCAGCTGCGGTCGCTCGGCGGCGAGCGGGGGTCCGGAGACCGCGACAGCGCCGGGCGTGACAGCACCGGCCGGCGGGACCGGACCCGGGCCCTCCCGCCCACGTCGGACCCGTCCCGGTCCGCGAGCCGTCGCGACGAGCGCCACGACACAGCCGCCCCCGAGGGCCACGCCGCCGGCGACGCCATCCACCGCGCGATCCTCTCCGGACTGCTGTCGCATCTCGGCATCCTGGATCCGCGCACGATGGCGCAGACGAGGGATCGCAAGGCGCCCGGTGATGCTCGCCCCGTCAAGGGCGAGTACATCGGTGCCCGCGGGGCGCGGTTCGCGATCTTCCCCGGGTCGGGGCTGAAGAAGAAGCGCCCCTCCGCCGTCATGGCCGCCGAGCTCGTCGAGACCTCGCGCCTGTTCGCGCGGACGGTCGCCGCCGTCGACCCTGCGTGGGCGGAGGAACTCGCCCCCGACCTGGTGAAGCGCTCGCTGAGCGAGCCGCACTGGTCGAAGGATGCCGGCTCCGCCGCCGCGTACGAGAAGGTCACGCTGTTCGGTGTCGAGCTCGTCGGCCGTCGTCGCGTCCAGCTCGCGCGCTTCGACCGCCCTCTCGCCCGCGAGATGTTCGTCCGCCACGCACTCGTCGAGGGCGAGTGGGACCCCTCGGTCCTCGACAAGCGCCTCACGGCGTTCCTCCGCCGCAACGTCGAGCAGCGCCGCCTGCTCGAGAAGATCGAGGAGCGCGAGCGCCGCCGTGACATCCTCATCGGCGACGAGGCGGTGTTCGCGTTCTACAACGCGCGAATCCCCGCCGACGTCACCGACGTCCGCTCGTTCGAGACCTGGTGGAAGGATGCCTCGAACCGCACACCGCACCTGCTCGACCTGCGCGAGTCCGACCTCACCGGAGACCGGGCGCAGGGCGACGATCGGGCCTTCCCCGCGCGCTGGCGACAGGGCGACCAGACGCTGAACCTCGCGTATCGCTTCGAGCCGGGCGCCCCCGACGACGGCGTCACGGTCGTCGTTCCGCTGCCCCTGCTCGCGCAGCTGCGCCCCGACGGCTTCGACTGGCAGGTGCCCGGCATGCGCGACGAGCTCGTCACGGCGTTGCTTCGCGCCCTGCCGAAGACCATCCGCCGCAACGTGGTGCCGGCCGCCGACTGGGCGGAGAAGTTCTCGGCCGAACTCGCCGAGAAGGGCCCCGAGCACGCGAACGGCCTCCCGAAGACGACGCTCGTCGACGCCCTCGCCGCCCTGGTGCAGCGCGTCGCGAACCAGCGGGTGAGCGCGGCTGACTTCGAGCTCGAGCGCGTTCCCGCGCACCTCCTCCCCTCGTTCCGAGCGGTCGATGCCCGGGGCCGGGCGGTCGGCAGCGACCGCGACCTCGGTGCGCTGCAGCGACGACTGGCCGACCGGGCGCGCTCCAGCGTCGAGTCGACGATCTCTCGGCCCCCGCAGAGGGCCGCGAAGGTCGCCCAGGCCTCCCCCGCTTTCGCTTCGCGCACGAAGCTCACCACCTGGGACCTCGACGAGCTCACCGAGGTCGTCGACACCCCCGTCGCCGGCGGCGTCGTGCGCGGCTACCCGGCGCTCGTCGACGAGGGCGACAGCGTCGCTCTGCGCGTCGAGGCGACACCCGAAGACGCCGCGCGGCTCACGCGGGCCGGCATCCGTCGCCTGATGCTGCTGGCCGTCCCCTCCCCCGCCACCTACGTTCTCGACCACCTCACCGCGAACGAGAAGCTCGCGCTCGCGGCATCCCCGTACCAGAACGCGAAAGCCCTGATCGAGGATGCGCGCGTGGCCCTGGCCGACGACATCCTCGGGAGCGACGGCGCCGTGCGCACCCGAGGGGACTTCGAGCGGGTGCGCGACGCGTTCTCTTCCGTTTCGGTGGAGCGCACGTTCCAGACGGTGTCACTCGCGGCGAAGATCCTGCTCGCGCAGCGCGAGGTCGAGAGGGCGATGAAGGATGCCGCGTCGATGACGCTCCTCGGAGCGCTCAACGACGTGCGCGGCCAGGTGAAGGGGCTGCTGTTCCCCGGCTTCCTCTCGCGCACCGGCATCCCGCGCCTGCAGCACTATCCCCGCTACCTCGCCGGTGCGCTCGAGCGGGTGAAGACTCTGTCGGACAATCCGGGCCGCGACCGACAGCGCATGACCGAGTACGAGCGCGCCGCCGCCGGTTTCGTCGAGGCCGGAGGCACGGTGCCTCTTCCCGCCGACGCCCCGGCGAACCTCGTGCAGACGCGGTGGCTGCTGGAGGAGCTGCGCGTGAGCCTGTTCGCCCAGCGCCTCGGCACGGCGGAACCCGTGTCGATCCAGCGCATCGCGAAGGCGCTGAAGGGCGCGTGA
- a CDS encoding EamA family transporter, with the protein MEGIWRLVAITAVAPIAWGATYVVTRHLLPPDAPLWGAALRALPAGLLLWALARRRPRGSWWWRAPVLGLLNFGAFFVLVYLAAQLLPSSIAASIMALAPLALAGIAWPILSQRPTPRWAAGAVLGIGGVLLVVGLGAGAVSPAGVAASVIALLASSLGAILTTRWRDDTPLLATTSWQLIAGGIALVVAAAIVEGPPPRVDAIGGAAYAGIAVVATALAFVCWFTGLRHLPAGTVGIIGLLNPVTGVVLGVLVGGESLAPLQALGIALVLLSLVVARPRPAREGPLPVARRREGALRERSAQDDSDT; encoded by the coding sequence ATGGAAGGTATATGGCGCCTCGTCGCGATCACCGCGGTTGCCCCGATCGCGTGGGGTGCCACCTACGTGGTCACGCGGCACCTGCTCCCGCCCGACGCCCCACTCTGGGGCGCCGCCCTGCGCGCCCTGCCCGCCGGACTTTTGCTGTGGGCGCTGGCCCGACGGCGACCGCGCGGCTCGTGGTGGTGGCGCGCACCCGTCCTGGGACTGTTGAACTTCGGCGCCTTCTTCGTGCTGGTCTACCTCGCCGCGCAGCTGTTGCCCTCCTCGATCGCGGCGTCGATCATGGCGCTGGCCCCACTCGCCCTCGCGGGCATCGCGTGGCCGATCCTCTCGCAGCGCCCGACCCCGCGGTGGGCGGCGGGGGCCGTGCTCGGCATCGGGGGTGTGCTGCTGGTCGTCGGGCTCGGGGCCGGCGCCGTGTCGCCCGCCGGGGTCGCGGCATCCGTCATCGCTCTGCTCGCGTCGTCGCTCGGGGCGATCCTCACCACCCGGTGGCGCGACGACACCCCGCTGCTCGCGACGACGTCATGGCAGCTCATCGCCGGAGGGATCGCGCTCGTGGTCGCCGCGGCGATCGTCGAGGGGCCGCCCCCGCGCGTGGATGCGATCGGCGGCGCGGCCTACGCGGGGATCGCCGTCGTCGCCACCGCGCTGGCGTTCGTGTGCTGGTTCACCGGGCTTCGCCACCTGCCGGCGGGCACCGTCGGGATCATCGGGCTGCTCAACCCGGTGACCGGGGTCGTGCTCGGGGTGCTCGTCGGCGGGGAGTCCCTCGCCCCGCTTCAGGCTCTCGGCATCGCGCTCGTCCTGCTGTCGCTGGTCGTCGCGCGTCCGCGTCCCGCGCGAGAAGGGCCCCTCCCCGTCGCTCGGCGACGAGAAGGGGCCCTCCGGGAGCGCAGCGCTCAGGACGACAGTGACACCTGA
- a CDS encoding ABC transporter substrate-binding protein produces the protein MRHSIRRTFGAIAGVSVAALALSACSGGSSAPAASDADFTPLTSVKLQLQWLPQAQFAGYYVALDKGYFQEEGFDKVDVIPSGGDIVPQDALVAGDVDFAVAWVPKVLGTMENQGVELTDIAQVFQKSGTTQVSWKDSGITSVDDFEGKRIGSWGFGNEWEIFAAMADKGLDASTVKITTQDFSMNALLDKDVDAAQAMTYNELAQLLETVNPATGKLYTMDDINVISYQDTAGAMLQDAIWADTKRLSDDPAYADAATRFLKAVTKGWVFARDNPTEAADITYKAATAPGVNAFPVGPVHQLWQMNEVNKLIWTGGDFGTIDSAAWDKTVQGALKAVNQDGLNLITTEPADSAYSNEYIDKALSELKDEGVTVDGEYTPIDVTLTEGGQ, from the coding sequence ATGAGACACAGCATCCGACGCACGTTCGGCGCGATCGCCGGCGTCAGCGTCGCCGCCCTCGCGCTCTCCGCCTGCTCCGGCGGCAGCTCCGCACCCGCGGCATCCGACGCCGACTTCACGCCTCTCACCTCGGTGAAGCTGCAACTGCAGTGGCTGCCGCAGGCGCAGTTCGCGGGGTACTACGTCGCCCTCGACAAGGGCTACTTCCAGGAGGAGGGCTTCGACAAGGTCGACGTCATCCCCTCGGGCGGTGACATCGTGCCGCAGGACGCGCTGGTCGCCGGAGACGTGGACTTCGCGGTCGCCTGGGTGCCGAAGGTCCTCGGCACGATGGAGAACCAGGGCGTCGAACTCACCGACATCGCCCAGGTGTTCCAGAAGTCCGGAACGACCCAGGTGTCGTGGAAGGACTCCGGCATCACGTCGGTCGACGACTTCGAGGGCAAGCGCATCGGCTCGTGGGGCTTCGGCAACGAGTGGGAGATCTTCGCGGCCATGGCCGACAAGGGTCTCGACGCCTCGACGGTGAAGATCACCACGCAGGACTTCTCGATGAACGCGCTCCTCGACAAGGACGTGGATGCCGCCCAGGCGATGACGTACAACGAGCTCGCGCAGCTGCTCGAGACGGTGAACCCCGCCACCGGCAAGCTCTACACGATGGACGACATCAACGTCATCTCGTACCAGGACACCGCCGGCGCCATGCTGCAGGACGCGATCTGGGCCGACACGAAGCGTCTCTCCGACGATCCGGCGTACGCCGACGCCGCCACGCGCTTCCTCAAGGCCGTGACGAAGGGCTGGGTCTTCGCCCGCGACAACCCCACCGAGGCGGCGGACATCACCTACAAGGCCGCGACGGCTCCCGGTGTGAACGCGTTCCCCGTGGGACCCGTGCACCAGCTGTGGCAGATGAACGAGGTCAACAAGCTCATCTGGACCGGCGGCGACTTCGGCACGATCGACTCCGCCGCGTGGGACAAGACGGTCCAGGGCGCGCTGAAGGCGGTCAACCAGGACGGCCTCAACCTCATCACGACCGAGCCGGCCGACTCCGCGTACTCGAACGAGTACATCGACAAGGCGCTCTCCGAGCTGAAGGACGAGGGCGTCACCGTCGACGGTGAATACACGCCGATCGACGTCACCCTCACCGAGGGCGGCCAGTAA
- a CDS encoding response regulator transcription factor: MRILICEDSVLLREGLVRLLADDGHEVVVALPDADGLQAAVDEHAPDLCVLDVRLPPTWTDEGIRAAIALRSRHPGLAVLVLSQYVEEQYASDLIADGQGSLGYLLKDRVADVRDFLDAVARISGGATVLDPEVVGQLLARRRRDERLQSLTERERSVLALIAEGRSNQAIAAALFVSEASVEKYITAIFTKLGLEQDETGNRRVIAALVHLGHDHTGATS, translated from the coding sequence GTGCGCATCCTGATCTGCGAAGACTCCGTCCTGCTGCGCGAGGGGCTCGTCCGCCTTCTCGCCGACGACGGTCACGAGGTCGTCGTCGCCCTGCCCGACGCCGACGGGCTCCAGGCCGCGGTCGACGAGCACGCACCCGACCTCTGCGTCCTCGACGTGCGGCTTCCGCCGACCTGGACCGACGAGGGCATCCGCGCGGCGATCGCGCTGAGGTCCCGGCATCCGGGACTCGCGGTCCTCGTCCTCTCGCAGTACGTCGAGGAGCAGTATGCCAGCGACTTGATCGCCGACGGGCAGGGCTCGCTCGGCTACCTGCTCAAGGACCGGGTCGCCGACGTCCGCGACTTCCTCGACGCGGTCGCCCGCATCAGCGGGGGAGCGACCGTCCTCGACCCCGAGGTCGTCGGGCAGCTCCTCGCCCGTCGCCGTCGTGATGAGCGGCTGCAGAGCCTGACGGAGCGGGAACGCAGCGTGCTCGCGCTCATCGCGGAAGGCCGGTCGAACCAGGCCATCGCCGCGGCGCTCTTCGTGAGCGAGGCCAGCGTCGAGAAGTACATCACCGCCATCTTCACCAAGCTCGGCCTGGAGCAGGACGAGACCGGCAACCGCCGCGTCATCGCCGCCCTCGTGCACCTGGGCCACGACCACACCGGAGCAACGTCATGA